From the Sulfuriferula nivalis genome, the window GCAGGCAAACTGGAACTGCATTCCATGAGTATGGATAACGGTGTAATGGAAATGCGACAAATGAAATCGATAGACCTGCCCAAAGGCAAAACCATACAACTCTCACCCGGCGGACTACACGTCATGCTGTTTGATTTGAAGCAACCGATGAAACAAGGGGAAACCATACCGATGACACTGGATGTCCTCACTGCCGACAAACATCATGAAAGCATCAAAATTGATGTGAGCGTACGCGATCTCGGTGGCAAGTAATAACTAACCCTGCACGCCCTGCCGCTTGAGGAATTCTTGTAATATCCGCAAGCGCATGGCACTGTCATTCATTTCCAGCAAATCCTGCTTGGCACGAGATTTAATAGGCAAGCTTTCTGCCAGGCGGTAACCTAACCAGGCGGCCTGTTCTGGGTGTGGTGGATTGGAAAAACGAGCAGCGCCGAGTTCCTGATAAATAGTGTCAAATACAGTGCTGCAAATATGGAATTCATCCTCGACCAACTGCGTGGGTTCAGCTGGCAGCAAACGCACTTCGGCCATGATCAAACCATCTTTCGCAACTTCACTGCTTTCAATTAAAAAGCGTTGCCCACCTTGAGCGGTGATATTGAGTATGCCTAATTGCGGCATGTCCCAATCGGCGATATGCGCCAAAGTGCCGACTGCATGAGGCTGTGCGGGCGTACCCACTTCTTCACCAGACTGAATCAGACAAATGCCGAATGGCGCATTATCTTTCATACACACTCTCGCCATATCGAGATAACGGGTCTCAAATAACTTGAGTGGCAATAAGCCGTCCGGATAGAGCACGGTATTTAATGGGAAAATCGGGATAGTCAAATGCGGGGTGTGATGTAACCGGTCAAACACCAAAGGTAACTTTTCTTTCAACCAACTCATACACTCTCTCCCCAGCGCGCCATCAGCTCATGAGGCACATGCAACTGATCCAATATCCGCGCTACGACAAAATCCACCAGGTCCGCTACGCTTTGCGGATGATGATAAAACCCAGGATTAGGCGGCAAAATCACCACACCCATACGGGCAAGCTTGAGCATATTCTCCAGATGCAACGCAGAATATGGCGTTTCCCGCGGAACCAGAATAAGTTTGCGCTGCTCCTTAAGCATCACATCCGCTGCACGCTCAATTAAATTATCTGCCAATCCTTGCGCTATCGCAGCAAGACTACCCATAGTGCAAGGGCACACCACCATAGCATCCGCAGGATTAGACCCGGATGCCACTGGTGCAAACCACTCTTCCCGCCCATACACCTGCAGCTGCCCTTCGTCGGCGCTGAAGTGCTGAGTTAAAAACGCCGCCAGCTCTTGCACGCGACTCGGCAAAGCCAAATCCAGTTCTTGTTTAATGACAATTTGCGCCGTGCTGGACACCAGCAAATGTACCTTGACGCCTGCCCCTAACAAACACTGTAACAAACGCACGCCGTAAGGCATGCCGGATGCGCCAGTCCAAGCCAAGGTTACACTACGTGGAGCTGGGTGCATGAGACTCACTTTCTACCAAATAGGCTGCAATTAAGCCATTGCTTAAACCAAATACCCACGCAGCCAAGGCAAACATCGGGCTTAAATAAAAAACATTTACACCAGGCATCAGCCATACCGATACCGCAGCCAATTGCGCGGCAATATGGGCAAATGCTGCCAATACACTGAGGCTGACCATACCGAAATAACGACTCGGTAAATACCGCGCGATCGCCAGTATAGCCAGACTCGCCATTGCACCGCTCACACTTAAGATAAATCCCGGCGTCAGGAAACTGCCTAACAAGATGCTACCAGCGACCACCCGCAAGCCTGTTACCCAGACGGCGGCACGCAAACCATATTGCTGCAACACCAGCAAGGTAACAATATTCGCCAAACCGGGCTTTACCCCAGGAATAGGGGAAGGCAGCGCCGCTTCCATCAGCATGAGCACTATGGCCAGCGCAGCCATGTAAGCAATACGATGATCTTCTGCAGTGGGTTTAATAGTTAAGACTGTCATATCGCCTTGCTGCTCCTACGATTTCTAAACTCACCTGATTAGGCAGGCAAATCGCCGCTTCACCTTCATGACTGATCCAGCCCTGCTTCACGCATAATTGTCTTGGCCCCGGATCGCTGATGACACGCGCACGCTGATGGTCAACGACAACCTGAGTAATACCCAACGGCCCAGGCACTGCTACTGTAAAAGGGCGTGCCAACGACGCGCTCAGAAACACCTCACCGCCACGTTTAATCAGTAATTTCTGCCCCGCTGGCGACAACCAGAAATGGATAAACAATACGACTACCAAAGCCAGGCTGAATACCAGTACCAGCCAATCCCCAGACCGAATCAAGGCTATGTGATTACGTAACAATTAGCTTAACTCTCTATGCCGCACCAAAGTCTGCACTTCTGCCTTAAAGTATGCCGCAAGCTGCTCAGTTAAATACACCGAACGGTGCTGTCCGCCAGTACAACCAATCGCCACAGTCAAATAGGCACGATTATCTCGTACAAAACATGGCAACCATTTATGGACATATTGCTGAATGTCAGCCAGCATCTCAGCAACATCTGGCGATGCCGCTAGAAACTTTATCACCGCAGCATCCCGTCCAGTTTGAGGACGTAAAACAGGATCATAATGTGGATTAGGCAAACAACGCACATCAAACACCAAATCTGCATCGAGTGGAATGCCGTGTTTAAAACCAAATGATGTAAACAACAAGGTCAACTTTGCGCTTTCCAGCGCCATCATGTCGCGTATCCAGCAGCGCAGTGTATTTGCAGACAAATCACTGGTGTCAATACGATGCGCTAACTGAGCAACATCATCCAGCCTGTCGCGTTCCAGAGCAATCGCATCCGGCAAAGTAATGTCATCATTACTTAACGGATGACGGCGACGCGTTTCAGAGAACCGCCGCACCAGAGTTTCGGTCTTGGCCTCCAAAAACAAAAGGCGCACATGCAAACGTTTGCGTAAATCCTCAATCAACGATGGCAGGTGCTGGTATGAATCCCCACTACGCGCATCAACACTAATCGCCAACTGGCGGTACTTATTCTGTGTCAGATAATCTATCGTTTCATTGACCAGCTTGGCGGGTAAATTATCTATGCAATAATACCCGGCATCCTCCAGCACGTTCAGTGCAATACTTTTCCCTGAGCCAGACAAGCCACTAATCAGCACCAGCTGCATTTCGCCAGCATACGACGGGCTCATTGGTTCGCCTGCAAAAAACGCTGTTGCCGTGCTATGAAGTCTTCCGCACTGTTTATCCCGCGCGCGCGCAAAATATAATTACGAGTGGCCACTTCAACCAATACTGCCAAGTTACGTCCTGCTGCAACTGGAATATATACTTTACTAATTTCTACGCCTAATATCGTTTCCGCTGTCGCCTCCATATCCAGACGTGAAATTCTTTCCTGAGGCATTCCTGTCTGATCTTGCAGATTCACAATCAGCTTCAGATTTTTCTTGAACTTCACTGCGGGTTCGCCAAACAGGGTACGAATATTCAACACACCCAGGCCACGCACTTCAAGAAAGTCCTGCAGCATGGGCGGACATTGCGCTTCCAATATCGCTGGCGCTACCTTATACAAATCCACCACATCATCGGCAACCAGCCGGTGACCACGTGTAATGAGTTCCAAGGCCAATTCACTTTTCCCTGCAGCAGAATTGCCAGTCAACATTACACCGATACCATCAACTTCCAGCATAACACCATGCACATTAATCGAGTCAGCCAAGGCATGAGTCAAATAATGCGACAACACCGCCATAAGCTCAGGGCTGGCCTGTGGTGAAGTGAACAAAGGTGTATGAGTACGTCGGGCGGCAACTAACAAGGGCGCTGGCACACTCTCGCCATTCGCAATAATGACTACAGCCAGCTCAGTGGCGAATAAGTTGTCGATTGCCTGTGCTAACTCGGCATCTCCCAGCTGTCGCAGATAATCCATCTCGGCGCAGCCCAATACCTGAACACGGTTCGGATGTACAAAATTCAAATGGCCCACCAAGGCCAAAGAAGGTTTTTGTACGGTATCACCGATAAGCTGCTTATCACCACCCTCCTCCCCTGCTACCCAGGTTAAATCCAAGGGCACGACAAGATCCGCAAACATTTTGCTAACAGGGATGGTATTAATCATGGTGTCCAGTTTCTAATAATAGCCAGTGCATCTTCAGCACTTTCACTGAGACACAACGCATCGCGCACTGTTTTACTGCTAAAAAACTGTGCCAGTTCGCTTAATATTTCCAAATGTAAATCAGTCGCCTGTGCTGGCACGAACAAAATGAATAACAAACGCACTGGCAGGTGATCAGGGGCATCGAATTCTATGGGATTGCGTAATCTGACGAATACGCCTGAAGCAGATTTAAGTCCTTTGATACGACCATGAGGCATGGCAACGCCTAGCCCCAGACCGGTAGAACCGAGTTTTTCTCTTGCTAACAAACTATCCAGCACAGTCTTTTCAGAAATACATGATTCTGCATGTAACAACTGTCCGACCTGCTCAAATAACTGTTTTTTACTCTCCGCCTCCACATCCAGCAGGATGCGGGTAACGGAAAGTAAGGATGCTAACTGATTCATGGAATGAGTGAATTACTCTTCTTCAACCAAGACTTGATGTTTAATACCACCATTGGTTTGATGTGTAGAACTGTGTTTTTCTTTATGTTTAACAACTTGGCGATCCAGTTTATCTGCCAAAGCATCAATCGCTGCGTACATATCTGCGTCTTCTGCCTGGACAAAAATATCTTTCCCGCTCATATGCACATTCGCCTCAACACTGTGTTTCAGCTTCTCTACGGTCATAATAACGCTGATATCAATTACGTGATCAAAGTGGCGTTTGATACGCTCCATTTTGGTAGTTACATATTCACGAATTGCTGGGGTAATTTCCAGATGATGACCGGTAATTTTGAGGTTCATGATATTCCCTTTCACTTGCTGGTTATAGCGCTTTGCGCTGGTTGGCGGGAGGGATTTGCAAAGATTCCCGATACTTGGCGATAGTCCGTCGTGCGACATTAATGCCTTGTTGAACGAGCATCTCCGCTATCTTCCCGTCGGATAAAGGCTTCTTAGTATTTTCCGCGCTAATCAGTTGCTTAATTAACGCACGAATTGCCGTCGCTGAGCAAGCACCACCTGCATCTGTGCTCACATGGCTACCGAAAAAGTATTTTAATTCAAAGATACCTCGAGGTGTCATCATGAATTTCTGCGTAGTGACTCGCGACACAGTCGATTCGTGCAATTCAACAATATCAGCAATTTCACGCAATACCAAGGGGCGCATGGCAACTTCACCATGTTCAAAAAAATGCTTTTGCCTGTCAACAATACACTGCGTTACCCGCAATATGGTATCAAAACGCTGCATAATGTTCTTAATCAGCCACTTAGCCTCTTGCAGCTGCCCAGACAGATGCTGATGATTTGCATCCCGGTTCCGCGACAAAATATCAGCATACATTTGATTAACACGCAGCTTGGGCATCGCTTCGGAATTCAAACTGGCTACCCAGCGCCCCTTAACTTTTTTCACTATCACATCAGGGATAATATAACGCGTATCCGACGTGCCAAATGCTTCACCAGGACGGGGATTCAATTGCTGGATCAGACTTTGCGCCGCGCCCAATGCCACATCATCGCAGTGCAGCTTGCGCTTTAGACCTGCATAATCATGCGCGCCCAACGCGGCCAATTCATGCGTTGCGATTTTTTGCGCCAAATCTAAATGCGGCGTATCGACTGGCAAAGCACGTAATTGCAAGAGCAGACACTCAGCTAAATCGCGCGCACCCACACCGGTAGGCTCGAGGTTCTGCAATTGTTTGAGTGCAATTTGCAAATCTTCTAAATCTACGTCCAGCTCTTCTGGCAGCATCGCCAGTATTTCATCCAGTGTCTGGGTTAAATAACCAGCTTCATTCAAATCGTCTATCAACAACGCCACCAAACGCTTATCGCGTTCGGATAACTGAGTCAGATTTAGCTGCCATAACAAATGGTCACGCAACGGCGGCTCATCTTGCGCAGTAGCCTGTGGTTCAAAATCCTCATCCAGATCATCACCCGAACCATAGTTTGGCGTTTCATCCCAGTCTAAATCATTGAGTTCGCGTGGCGCCGCTTCAACAGGTTGTTCACTTGCGCTTTCTTGCGTTGCTGATGTGGTCTCAAACTCCGCCGTATGAGGCGTACCATCATCAATACTGTCCACTCGCTCCAGCAGTGGATTCTCCTGCACCATCAGCTCCAGCTCTTGATTAAGCTCCAGAGTCGACAGCTGTAACAAGCGTATAGACTGCTGCAGCTGCGGCGTCAGCGTCAGATTCTGTGAGAATTTAAGTTGTAAACCTTGTTTCATAATTAAAGCCTGAAATGCTCGCCCAGATAGACCCGGCGCACACTTTCATTATGGATGATTTCATCAGGATTACCAGCAGCCAACACTGTACCGTCATTAATAATATACGCACGATCACAAATACCCAAGGTTTCACGCACATTGTGATCAGTAATCAGTATACCTATGCCACGCTCCGTCAAAAACCGTATCAACTTCTGGATATCTATCACCGCAATTGGATCTATCCCCGCAAAAGGCTCATCCAATAGTACAAAACGTGGATTCATTGCCAGCGCACGCGCAATTTCCACGCGCCTGCGTTCACCGCCAGACAAGCTCATCGCAGAGGCATCACGCAGATGCTCAACATGCAAATCAGCCAGTAAACTTTCTAAATGTTGCGAGATCTCTTCATCACTGTAATGTTTCAATTCCAGAATTGCACGGATATTTTGTTCCACAGTCATCTTGCGGAAAATCGACGCCTCTTGAGGCAAATAACTCAAACCCAAACCAGCCCTGCGATGAATAGGCATCACTCCCACATCCGCGCCATCCAATGTGATCGAGCCGCCATCAATTTTAACCAGGCCCACTATCATGTAAAAGCACGTCGTCTTACCCGCGCCATTCGGGCCCAACAAACCCACCACCTCTCCACTACGCACAGTGAGTGACACGTCCTTCACCACTACCCGTGACTTGTAGCTTTTTTTAAGATGGTTGATGCTGAGTTCGCTCATGGCTTCACCAATGTTGGCGCTGGTGTAGACCTTAATGGCAATGGTGGTTGCGCGACGGCTGGCGTTTCAGTCTTAACTTTGGGTCGGATAACTGCACGCACTCGACTGGCTGGGGCATTTGGATCTTTAGCTGCTGTTGGGTCGTTCCTAGCTTCGAACACTTCACTGGTGGTGTTATAAGTCATCGTATGACCACGCAACTCGTCTTCACCTTTTTTCAGCCGCGCATTACCAGTCAAATACACCATATTCGATTTGCTATCCATGTCAATGCGACTGGCATAACCTTCGACATACTCATCGACCTTATCGCGCTTCTGACGGAAATAAACCGGGTTACCGTATGCCACCGCCTTATTAAAGCCTTCGCCATTCTCGCTCACTTCAATTCTGTCCGCACGTAGCAACATTGTGCCCTGTATCAATACCACGCTACCGACATACACGCTGGTTTTATGAATATCATCGACAGTCACGCTATCCGCTTCCAAATTGACAGGCTTAGTTCTATCCGCCAATTCCGCGTTTGCGGTATGCGCCAATAACAGGCAAACGAGGGCAACTGGAAATTTACTTAATAGGTTCATAACGAGCTTTTACTTTGTTGGTTAGTCGCAAAATACGAGTTTGATTGTCCAATTCTAACCCGCCTGCAGTCATTTGTATGGATTTACCCACCACGTGGACTAATTTATTGGTGCGCACCACCCTTGCATCGGGTATAGCTACTAAATATTCGGTCGTCAGTGTCAACGGCCCCTGCTCATCATGCGCATCTCGTACCAGCACGACATTACCGATAAAATCCACTTCCTTACCTTTGGCGGTCACGAATCCCTGTTTCGCTCGGACATCAGCGCTGCCTTGATGATCATCATGCGCAATCAAATGGGGTTTAAGTAAGGTAGTAGTATCATCATCCAGAAAATGCTCGGCATGGTCGGCGTGCAAGGTGTAAATCAGTTGACCAGCCAGATTAGTGCGCGATACGGAAAACTGCTCGATAATATAATCCGCTATGTGCCTGTCTTTGGAAAAGATATTGGCACGCGGCGATTGCACCACGAACTGCAACCAAAACGTCAGCCCTGCAATCACTGCCAGTATCCCCAAAGGGAACCAATAGAGCGGACGATTGTTCATTTCAAATAAATCGCCAGCAAGTCCGCATAAGTATTCTGTGCACGCATAATAAACTCACATGCCTCACGCACCGCACCATGCCCACCTTCACGCCGCGTCACCATGTGCGCATAACGCTGCACTTCAGGTGGTGCTGCGGGCACGCTGATTGCCAAACCGCAACGTATCAAAATTGGCAGATCTATCACATCATCGCCCATATACGCAGTTTGTTCAGGTGCCAACGCCAGCTTCTCCAGCAAATGCTGATAGGCGTCGAGCTTATTCTCGACACCCTGATATACGTGGTGTATACCCAGATTTTTTGCACGGTGAGAGACAACACCAGAATTACGCGCAGTAATAATGGCTGTTTCTACACCCGTCTGTTTGAGCATTTTCAATCCATGCCCATCCAGCGAATTAAACGCTTTGAATTCTTTACCATCATCAGCAAAAAACAGACTGCCATCAGTCATGACGCCATCGACATCAAATATCGCTAAACGTATAGGTCGAGCTCGTTGATAGATAGGGTTCATTTACACCACTCCCGCCCGTAATAAATCCAGCATATTTAATGCCCCGACTAATTTACCCGTCTCATCAATCACGAGCAAACCGTTGATATTATGCTGTTGCATCTGCTCTACTGCCACCACGGCCAACTGACTAGATTCGATGCAACGCGGATTGACCGACATCACTTCACGTACCACAGCAGTACGCACATCGATATTTCTAGCCAGCACGCGACGCAAATCGCCATCGGTCACAATTCCCGACACTTGCCCCGCCGCATCAACCACCGCTGTCATGCCCAGACCTTTGCTGGTCATCTCCAGCAATGCTGCTGGCAACAGCGCATCTGCAGTTACCGTAGGCAGCTCATCCCCCTGATGCATAATGTCACGTACATGAACCAGCAAACGCCGCCCTAACGAGCCGCCTGGATGCGTACGGGCAAAATCCTCAGAACCAAAGCCTCGCGCTTCCAGCAACGCAATTGCCAGCGCATCACCCAGCGCCAGCACTGCAGTGGTACTGGCAGTTGGCGCCAGATTAAGCGGACACGCCTCCTGCGCGACACTGGCGTCCAGATGCACATCAGACTCACGTGCCAGAGTGGAGCTCGGATTACCGGTCATCGCAATCAAACGCGCACCACGGCGTTTAATCAGCGGCATGATACTCACCAATTCTGCACTTTCGCCCGAATTCGACAAGACGATACACACATCCTCGTGAGTAATCATGCCCAAATCGCCATGACTCGCTTCACCAGGATGAACAAAAAAAGCGGGGGTACCTGTACTGGCGAAAGTCGCTGCAATTTTGTTGCCGATATGGCCTGATTTACCCATACCACTCACGACCACACGCCCACGACAGGTGAGTATTAACTGCATCGCAGCAATAAACTGCCCATCCAGCCGCTCACCCAGCGCCAACACAGCATCAGCCTCTATACGCAGTACCCGCCTGGCCAAATCCAGACTGGCGATTTCATCAATTTTTATGGCGGGCGAGTTAGGCATAGTGGTCATATCATTCTATAGATTGGGTATTTTAGCATTAGTGTTGCGACTAATCAGCAAAACCCTTGCACGCAATGCCAGTTGCCTCTAATCTGGCGGCTATGCACTCTACTTTAAGCCTGATTATCCTGCTGCTTGCCGCTGCCGTTGTGGTCTCGGCGCTGTTTCGCGCTTGGCGTTTACCGTCCATGCTGGGATTCTTGCTGGTTGGTATTATCATGGGACCGCATGCACTTAACTGGTTGCCAGACAGCCCGGAAACTCGTCATCTAGCCGAGTTTGGCGTGGTATTCCTGATGTTTAGCATAGGGCTGGAATTCAGCCTGCCCAAGCTTAACGCAATACGTACTGTCGTATTTGGCTTCGGCGGTGCACAGGTATTGAGCTTCATCCTCATCACTATCTTCATCACCAGCAACGTTGGCTTGCCCTGGACCACCGGTCTGGCAATCGGTGGCGCATTAGCCATGTCCTCTACTGCCATCGTCAGCAAAATGCTGGCTGAAAAACTTGCGCTGCAATCCGAGCACGGCAAGCAAATGATAGCTGTTCTGCTTTTTCAGGATCTTGCTGTTGTGCCACTGCTCATCCTCACCCCCACACTGGCATCAGGCGGGGAGGACTTATGGCTCGAACTGCTCACTGCGGGCGGCAAGGCAATCGCCGTGTTGCTGCTCCTGTTATTTGTTGGACAGAAACTCATGCGCCCCTGGTTCAGCTGGGTTGCCAGCCATAAGTCGTCTGAACTTTTCATGCTCAACGTGCTGCTCATCACGCTGGGACTGGCTTACCTGACTGATCAGGCTGGACTATCACTTGCGCTGGGCGCATTTCTGGCGGGCATGTTGATTTCCGAAACCGAGTTTCGATATCAAGTGGAAGACGACATCAAGCCATTCCGCGACGTATTGCTGGGGCTGTTTTTTGTCACCATAGGCATGCTGCTGGACTTGCACGAAGTCGCCCATCACTGGTTCGGTGTAACCAGTATATTAATCGCGCTCATACTTACCAAAACCGCCATCGTCTGGACTATCGGCCGCGCGTTCGGTAATGATTCGCATATTGCCACACGCACAGCACTCGGTTTGGCACAAGCTGGCGAATTTGGTTTTGTGCTGTTAGCGCAAGCAGATGGGTTGAACTTAATCACGGGTACACCGATGCAGATCGTGCTGGCTGCCATGGTGCTTTCCATGATGATAGCGCCGATCATCATTCAGAATAGTGACAAAATTACCCGTCGCCTGTGTGGTGGCGAATGGGCAGGACGGGCGCGAGAACTCCACGATATCGCCATTAAAAGCATGAGTGCTGATGCCCATCTTATCGTCTGCGGTTATGGTCGCAGCGGGCAAAATTTAGCACGTTTATTGGAATCCGAAGATATTCCCTACATTGCGCTTGACGCCGACCCCGCTCGCGTCAAAGCCGCAGCTGCTGCAGGTGAGAGCGTGGTTTTTGGGGACGCGTCCAAACGTGAAGTATTGCTGGCAGCTGGGTTGAATCGGGCACGCGGCATGGTTATCACTTTTGCTGAATTACATGCTGCGATGAAAATACTCAGCCTGGTACAGGAAATCCGTCCCGACCTCCCCGTCATTGTCCGCACCCATGACGAAACTGATTTGGATGCGCTCAAACTCGCAGGCGCGGCTGCCGTCGTACCTGAAGTACTGGAAGGCTCGCTCATGCTCGCCTCACACGCGTTGCTACTGCTAGGCGTGCCATTAAGCCGCGTGCTTAAGAAACTGCGTAATGTTCGTGAACAACGCTACGGCTTGTTGCGTGGATTTTTCCGTGGCGCGACCGACGAAGATGAACAACTCAGCGAAACTGCGCAACCGCGCCTGCGTTCTGTATTAATTACCGAGCAAGCCGCTGCTGCTGGCAAAACCATAGCCGACAGCCAGATCCTCGAACTCGGTGTAGAAGTCCTCGTCGTCCGCCGCCGTAATATCCGCGGACTGGATCCACAGCCTGATATGCAAATTCATACAGGCGATGTGCTGGTATTGCGCGGCATACCAGAAAGTCTGGCTATAGCGGAAAAATACCTGCTACAGGGCGAGTAATCAGGCTACACTCCCGCCAGAAAATCGCCCACGGTCGCATAGCGTAATCGCACTCGTAGCTCTCGCTTCATCCGTTGATTCAACATGCGCCGTGATTCACTCATGAATGACATTTGCATAGGTGACAAACAGGCTTGCGCCTGTTCACGGCTGATTGCTTCCGGCATGGGCAAATTATAAGCCTCCGCCACTAGCGCGAAATATGCCGCCATTTTCAACTCACTATCATCACTGGCATGATAAACACGGCAGTTCGCACCTCGATATAGCGCCGCAACTGCAATCCCTGCAAGATCATCGGCGTGAATGTGATTGGTATAGACATCATCTGCCGCACGCAACACTGGCGTGCCACGTTGCAAACGGTCTATCGGCAGACGCTCTGCTGCATAGATGCCGGGCACACGCACGATCACTATTTGCACACCCGTTTGCCGTGCAAATTGCCGCATCTGCTGTTCCGCCTCGGCTCTACGTACCCCACGCGCACTAACGGGATTAGGCGTACGTGTTTCGTCGATATACTCGCCAGCACAATCCCCATACACACCGCTGGTACTGATATAAATCAGTCGCCGCACACCATGCTGCGCCAGCGCTGCCAATAAATTACGCGTGCGCGTATCCGCCTTGCCCATATTAGGTGGGGGCGCAAAATGCAAAACCGTATCCGCCAATCCAGCGATTCGAGTTAAACTACTTCTATCGTCCAAATCAGCTAACACGGGAACAACCCCAGCCGCACGCAAAGATATGGCTGCATCAGTTGAACGCACCATGCCAAATACGCGATAATGAGGCAGAAGCAGTTTAGCAGTGCGCGTTCCGACATCACCGCAACCCACAATTAATACACGTTTACTTGAAAGCCCCTTATGTCGCATCAGATCACCATCCAGCCCAGCGGGCACAAATTAATTGCCGAAGACGGCGAAACCATCCTTGCCGCCGCCTCACGCGAAGGCTTCATGTTACCTTATGGTTGCCGCAATGGTGCATGCGGTAGCTGTAAAGGCAAAGTTACATCAGGTGAAATCGACTATGGCGAATTTCAATCAAGCGCGCTGACTGATGCCGACATCGCCGCAGGCAAAGCATTATTCTGTGTCGCCTGTGCCACTAGCGACATCAGCATAGAGTGTCGCGAAGTTGGCGCCGCCAAAGATATACAAATCAAAACCCTGCCTTGCCGTGTGCACAAAATGGAAAAACTTGGCCACGATGTTATGGGCTTATCGCTCAAACTCCCGGCCAACGAGCGCATGCAGTTTCTCGCAGGGCAATATATCGACATCCTGCTCAAAAATGGCAACCGCCGCAGCTTTTCGCTCGCCAACGCACCACATGACGATGCGCTATTGCAGCTGCATATCCGCCATG encodes:
- a CDS encoding copper chaperone PCu(A)C, whose translation is MKKLSILFSIIFSQAAMAADIKVENAWMRATAPGQEVAGAFMDITSTDNAKLVGATSTAAGKLELHSMSMDNGVMEMRQMKSIDLPKGKTIQLSPGGLHVMLFDLKQPMKQGETIPMTLDVLTADKHHESIKIDVSVRDLGGK
- a CDS encoding LON peptidase substrate-binding domain-containing protein, with the protein product MSWLKEKLPLVFDRLHHTPHLTIPIFPLNTVLYPDGLLPLKLFETRYLDMARVCMKDNAPFGICLIQSGEEVGTPAQPHAVGTLAHIADWDMPQLGILNITAQGGQRFLIESSEVAKDGLIMAEVRLLPAEPTQLVEDEFHICSTVFDTIYQELGAARFSNPPHPEQAAWLGYRLAESLPIKSRAKQDLLEMNDSAMRLRILQEFLKRQGVQG
- a CDS encoding flavin prenyltransferase UbiX, whose product is MHPAPRSVTLAWTGASGMPYGVRLLQCLLGAGVKVHLLVSSTAQIVIKQELDLALPSRVQELAAFLTQHFSADEGQLQVYGREEWFAPVASGSNPADAMVVCPCTMGSLAAIAQGLADNLIERAADVMLKEQRKLILVPRETPYSALHLENMLKLARMGVVILPPNPGFYHHPQSVADLVDFVVARILDQLHVPHELMARWGESV
- a CDS encoding Gx transporter family protein codes for the protein MTVLTIKPTAEDHRIAYMAALAIVLMLMEAALPSPIPGVKPGLANIVTLLVLQQYGLRAAVWVTGLRVVAGSILLGSFLTPGFILSVSGAMASLAILAIARYLPSRYFGMVSLSVLAAFAHIAAQLAAVSVWLMPGVNVFYLSPMFALAAWVFGLSNGLIAAYLVESESHAPSST
- a CDS encoding NusG domain II-containing protein, whose product is MLRNHIALIRSGDWLVLVFSLALVVVLFIHFWLSPAGQKLLIKRGGEVFLSASLARPFTVAVPGPLGITQVVVDHQRARVISDPGPRQLCVKQGWISHEGEAAICLPNQVSLEIVGAARRYDSLNY
- the rapZ gene encoding RNase adapter RapZ, whose protein sequence is MQLVLISGLSGSGKSIALNVLEDAGYYCIDNLPAKLVNETIDYLTQNKYRQLAISVDARSGDSYQHLPSLIEDLRKRLHVRLLFLEAKTETLVRRFSETRRRHPLSNDDITLPDAIALERDRLDDVAQLAHRIDTSDLSANTLRCWIRDMMALESAKLTLLFTSFGFKHGIPLDADLVFDVRCLPNPHYDPVLRPQTGRDAAVIKFLAASPDVAEMLADIQQYVHKWLPCFVRDNRAYLTVAIGCTGGQHRSVYLTEQLAAYFKAEVQTLVRHRELS
- the hprK gene encoding HPr(Ser) kinase/phosphatase gives rise to the protein MINTIPVSKMFADLVVPLDLTWVAGEEGGDKQLIGDTVQKPSLALVGHLNFVHPNRVQVLGCAEMDYLRQLGDAELAQAIDNLFATELAVVIIANGESVPAPLLVAARRTHTPLFTSPQASPELMAVLSHYLTHALADSINVHGVMLEVDGIGVMLTGNSAAGKSELALELITRGHRLVADDVVDLYKVAPAILEAQCPPMLQDFLEVRGLGVLNIRTLFGEPAVKFKKNLKLIVNLQDQTGMPQERISRLDMEATAETILGVEISKVYIPVAAGRNLAVLVEVATRNYILRARGINSAEDFIARQQRFLQANQ
- the ptsN gene encoding PTS IIA-like nitrogen regulatory protein PtsN codes for the protein MNQLASLLSVTRILLDVEAESKKQLFEQVGQLLHAESCISEKTVLDSLLAREKLGSTGLGLGVAMPHGRIKGLKSASGVFVRLRNPIEFDAPDHLPVRLLFILFVPAQATDLHLEILSELAQFFSSKTVRDALCLSESAEDALAIIRNWTP
- the hpf gene encoding ribosome hibernation-promoting factor, HPF/YfiA family, encoding MNLKITGHHLEITPAIREYVTTKMERIKRHFDHVIDISVIMTVEKLKHSVEANVHMSGKDIFVQAEDADMYAAIDALADKLDRQVVKHKEKHSSTHQTNGGIKHQVLVEEE
- a CDS encoding RNA polymerase factor sigma-54, yielding MKQGLQLKFSQNLTLTPQLQQSIRLLQLSTLELNQELELMVQENPLLERVDSIDDGTPHTAEFETTSATQESASEQPVEAAPRELNDLDWDETPNYGSGDDLDEDFEPQATAQDEPPLRDHLLWQLNLTQLSERDKRLVALLIDDLNEAGYLTQTLDEILAMLPEELDVDLEDLQIALKQLQNLEPTGVGARDLAECLLLQLRALPVDTPHLDLAQKIATHELAALGAHDYAGLKRKLHCDDVALGAAQSLIQQLNPRPGEAFGTSDTRYIIPDVIVKKVKGRWVASLNSEAMPKLRVNQMYADILSRNRDANHQHLSGQLQEAKWLIKNIMQRFDTILRVTQCIVDRQKHFFEHGEVAMRPLVLREIADIVELHESTVSRVTTQKFMMTPRGIFELKYFFGSHVSTDAGGACSATAIRALIKQLISAENTKKPLSDGKIAEMLVQQGINVARRTIAKYRESLQIPPANQRKAL